tattaatatcagcttatgaattgaatttcatatcgagaattaaaatttttttagatgctCTTTTCAAACACGAAATTTTCGCAGTGCtgcaacttttttattaagacgcCTATGCTCAATTTGAAAGGGTGGTATTGTTCCTTAATGTTTACTCGAGTATGGATTTGGCTTGATTTATGCAAGGTGCAAAACTTTTACATCAAGTACATTTTGTTACGAGTCCACACCAGAAGccgacaattaaaaatgtttttttgttttttgtacaaaattgttACGTCCCCATACTGTTATCATCTATACTTCAAttgtggaaaaggatttttaattctgtaaatgcaattcaAAGTTGGAGAAAattatcggtaaaacagacgactttaGGATCTTAATCcgtttattcttcttttcGCCAGAaacaaatctaaatttatcatatataaattaaataacgaaagCAATATACACCCCTAATTGattcatttttttgttctaaattCTGTTAGTCATTCCTTCGGTCTTATTGTCCATATATCTTTGTATATCCTTTTCAATCTCTCCATCAAAATCTTCTCAATTccttttttcatcaaaatcctCCTTTTTACATTGTCAAAAGTCGCTTTGAGGTCAACGAAAAGCAAATATACCTTCTTTTGTCTTTCTCTGTTTTCTCTTTGTATTAAGTGACTTaggataaatatattattcaccATGCCTCTTCTCTTTTTGAAACCTTGATTCTGAATTTATTCTCTTCTTCTCTACTTCCTTTTCCTCAGAATCTTTGCGTAAATTTTGTATGTCATGCACAAGAGTGACCTTTCTAGCTATAGTTTTCTGTTTTTTCTTAGTCTCCTTTcttgaagaattaaaattaattttagaaatttatttaaaactttagaaaACGATATTTTATTCCATCTCAAATGTCATActggattaaaaatatacccTAATCCTACCTATTGTTCTCTTGAATCTCTTCGTCTTTTCATGATGAAGATGATGGTGTAAtccacaataatattaattaacattaacatgttaaaagttaagttaaacaaaataaattttgaaaaaaatggcaaaaataagtttttttaaatcgtacTTTTGTCAATTTTTGATGACTTAAAAAAACCAAAGTGAAAAGATACAAGATAGATCTAGAACAGGAATAAAATGGATTTTGAGTATTACTAAAACGATAGCTTAAGAACAAaggataaaatgattaaacacaatcttttaatttgctataagattgtaaaaaatgtttattttttaaatatagaatatatactcgggaaaaaaaatgtttcatataaaacatataaataatatatataaaatatgtccatacatgtttatattagtttcctttcttttgcaaaatttctgtttaatataaaaagataatagtcatactaaagatagaaactaatttaaaaaataatttgtgcattgctttttttttaaaaaagctaagtatgaaaaattgtccatatataattatatatattccggaatatatatgattatatatggacaatttttcatacttagcttttttaaaagaagcaatgcgaaaattatttttttaattagtttctatcttttccATATgactattatctttttatatcaaacagaaattttacaaaagaaaggaaactaatataaacatatatggacattttatatatatatatatgtttttatataaaactttttcccGGGTTACCATTTCTATGGATAATTAaacttgaataaatttgaatttaaattaaattaaaataacagttttaaataaaaatcaagtaCTATCGAGGTTTAAATACTCTAATGTTATGATTACATATTATCTACGAAACATTAGgacaataattaatcataaaattagtactatatattgataatgtcttactcttaattatttaaattttaatagcaaaCTCTAGAAGTAgcgatttttaattgtaatctcgccggtagagagagagagagaagaaatcgTGCGGACGCGCTGCATAGCGATCATCCGCGTTATTTGCGATTGTTCACAGTACCTAATTCGCAGTGCAGAAATGCAGGGATCACGTTATGTTCCGAGCATGTATCAGGGTGAATTTTACACTGCCGCCGCAAAATATTGGGATCGTATCCCACCTACGTTGGACGGAATGTTGGGAGGGTTTGGATTTATCTCACAGACTGATATAAAAGGCTCTACGCTCTTCCTAAAATCTCTTTTCCAGGTATATGTTGTCTAACCTATCAATGCATTTCATCTATATTTGTGCAcgcattttttcttaattaaattaaaatgaattataagATGTGTGAATtccgtaaaattaaatattcaatgttTTTAATCGAGAATTGGTTGTGGATTgtgttaatgtaaaaatattgtatctcGTAACCTGGGAGTAAGCACGTGAATTTAATGAACATTAGTAGACGCGCGTCCggatcatttaaaaaatatattattccatatatatttgtaactaaataataattaattaggaaatttttcaataatttaaagatacaaaaatgattactgaatatcattttacattatttttccttttttcccttttcttctttttatcttttttgaatttaatttatttttattaaacttaattacactaaatttattatacatattcatTTCTACATGTGTAAATTCTgcgaattatataaaacgtgttaatatatatttttagtttattattctatgcatatttttatttaattctatttgttaaaattattagtttattaataattaagtaacaaTACAGCAACAAGAAAttgtataagaaataagagaaaatgcaatttttgtaaataatcaaAACTTTAATGATTGATTAAACtagcatttatttattagaggAATACATTTCTGAGCTTTAGGCTCTTTTAGAGTATGAATATGATAACAAAGCTCTAAAAACTAAAGGTTTGTTTTTGGTAGCTGTACTACTGAACTGGTGcgataagttagaatgagaaaaaatatatttgtgttattttaacttattgcaccagtgcaacagtgcagcaaGAATGAACAGGCTGTAATTGTGAGTCCAATAATTCGTAGATAAAATAACTGAAAGCAGAGTTGGGATTTGATTGTACATTTTGAGCCAATTTTGTTGTTGACATCTACTGTCCCCATGTTTTGCCATTTGTATTGTAGTAACTTGCCGGATGCTCAAATGAGAtgtgacattttatttcagaaGCCTTCATAATATACGGAACTGTAATTCCCCTAAATGacagaatttaatatttataatcaacaacagtgtaattattaatttcgacCTGACTGGccttgaatatatttaattaatcagtgcACAACGTTTCGACCGTAGGTTTCGGTCCTTTTCAAGTGCGTAGATACatggaataaaataactttgtaCACATTTTTTGAATTAAGATATGTTCCCTGATATATCGTCTGAAAACCGAAAACAACGAGCGAATATATAACTTAGAGATTGTACagaaatttataagaataaaatataaaaattataaaaattataataaaaatattagaagttATATATTCGCTCGTTGTCTTCGGTTTTCAGATGATATATCAGAAAACATATCTTAATTCAGAAAATGTGTACAAAGTGTACAAAGCACTGTAAGAAAATGTCAAACAAGTGAGAGTTATGATAAGTCATTGTAAGAATAACAAAGATGGgttgatttacaaaaatattaggtCGGTTTAATAATTctgtcatattaaatttttcggtCTTCATTTGTAAGTTAATagcatttgaattttttttataaaaaatatctgctatttctttctttctcatgttttttgttatgtaaaatACGCAATTCTGACCAATTAAAGTCATGCATctcaatctttttattttgccaTTTTTTGGTTGAAGCAAATCTTAATGctgtaatattttcatatctattattaaatatatttttcaattccatAAACTGTGCTATATGATTGTCGGacttaaaacataattataaattgaaattagaaataacatcaaaattatttcattgtcaaatttaataataatgctgtaaatatcttaaaatctgtaaagaatttattgaattttctcATTCCGTGATTGGTGTCATATTGGGAGACTTGGAGCATACATGTGATATACTTATTAACcaatatgtttgaaaaaatgtcTTCTTTCAAGCAATGTGTacaataataagttaaatattcgACCATGTAAATAACACAAGAAATAAGAGAAGTgccaagaaaattattttttgaaatttatatttgtttctttaaattattggaaaatacTTATATTACCTGTCTATCAAGGAGGGAAAAATGATAAgatggaaaatttaattatcaacattaaaacaattaagataagaaatgtattaatgaagaaatatttaagaatatcaataaattacaaatttacatgtcaaaagaaaaaaaacgtgtctgaaaaaaatgttttgttttagtTGGAAAATCCACCTTCCAGGACATTTGCTCTAGACTGTGGTGCTGGTATCGGTAGAattacaaagaatttattactaaaattttttaaacatatagaCCTTGTTGAACAAAACTCGAAGTTTCTAGAAGAAGCCAAGATTTCTCTGGAAAACTGTTCCTCGAAAATCGGTCAATATTATCCTATTGGTAAGATATTTGTCCACAAGATTGAAGACAAGGAAACATCACGAGATGTCTTCGAGCTTTTGAGtctttgattataaattaaaaaacgcaTTTCAATtagtatacaaaaaatatgttttgaaagaaaatgttaatgaaaAAAACTATTACTATGCTAAAGGTTGTGTTGTGTAAGTCACTTTTTATCTTagatgcattttttaatttataattaaaaagtttttctaaTCTATTATGGAGTTCTTTTTGaagtatttattcaaatttttatgtgtatataggCGCAGATATAAAAGTtgaacatattaatttattacacattatttgttaaaaataaatttgatttgacaataatttattagaaaaatttattaattacaaataaaagcaTGTTACAAGATGTTATAAGATAAATTCTTACTATTAACCCTTAGTTCCTAGACTCTCGAAATTTATCGTTGTTACTAGACTGGGTGTGCGCTATCCGAGCAATCTTCAATCGTTCATATTTCGGAGTTAAATCAATCAATTAgaatcctttttttaaataaaagtttagaaTCTcacaaaaaagaatatttttagctgaaatatcgaaaattaatttggtttaaaaatattttaaaaaacgtcaacaaacttttcagaaaaaatatgcTCGTGCCACACTCAGTCTAGGAACTGAGGGTTAAAACAATTATCGAGTCAAATTTGTACAATTGatgataacaaaaaaatgacgCAATAGTTTTTGGTATCACAGTAATAGTTTAAACGTTCTTTTGTtcagaatacaatttttctcgTTATGTTTCCTTATGAGATTTGAtataacacacacacgcgcgcgcgcgcgtgtgtgtgtgtgtgtgtgtgtgtgtgggtggtgtgtgtgcgtgcgtatgtataaatatattggtCTTTTAAGGATTACAAAACTTCTGTCCTATGGTAAACAAGTATGATCTTATATGGTGTCAATGGGTACTAGGACATTTAAAAGATGAcgatttaatagaatttttcagAAAGTGCTCGTGAGTTTTGTTTTCGTTCTCTTGTCGAAGAAACACGACATACTGTTTCTTATCTTACAATTTTGATTTGTAGATTAGGCCTGAAAGCCAATGGTGTGCTTGtggtaaaagaaaatatcacaACCTCGAATAATATGGAAATTGATAAGGAAGACTCTTCCGTGACGAGGCCAATGAAAAGTTTACGAGCTTTATTTGAAAGAGCTGATCTTATTTGTATTAAGGAACAACAGCAGACTAAATTCCCACCTGGCTTATATCCAGTTTATATGTTTGCTCTTAGACCAAGAAATCAATGAATCAGTCTATAATGTGCAATTTACAAATCAAATTTCCGATTATTGTATACCTTTAGTtagatttcaatattaatttatttattttcattttcttctaaattatcttattttagatgcaacatttaaaaactttgaaaagaAAACGTTACATCTTAcgagtagaaaaaaaataaatattaactttataaattcatttcataaaaaaattattttgctcataattacaataaatacatactTCACAGTCGCGCGCGAATTACACTATTGTGTTATTCAGTGAGAATaaggttttatgtaaaaaaagtttactttGGTCGTATCTTTTCATACATAAAACGTTGATTTGCATCTTGAGGGGAAGCATTTATGAGGCGTCTTTTCACAGCGTGAAAATGTTCCAAAGCGAAATTATAGAACTCATTTTCCATTTTCCATACAACCGATTGCTGGATCTTGTCTACCGTTTCGGGCAATGGATTGAGTTTCTGTGTAGTTTGTCGTAAATGCGATTTGTTATCTAAAATCAAAGAAAGCATCGATGTTTTCTTCTGATATTGTTTTAACtgtgataatttaataaaggaAAGATTGTGTATTTCTCTCTTGATAAATACTTGTTCCTATGAATACTGACTATGTAAGAAGAAGTTGTATGCTCCTTTGAAAAACCGTGGTAGTACATTCTCTAATACTTCTACGAATTCGTTTAGCTCCTCTGTCACTCCAACTAGAAAGTAATACCTCTGTAGATTCCGTTTGGCTTCTTCTAATGCCCAGCTATTACCAATTTCCCTGCAAAAAAGCACAATAATTAACATTCTAATAATcattattgcatattttagCATCtagttaaaaaagttctccagtcttttcatattatataaaaacttaaaaacttgaagttcatgattaatttttttgacgGCGCACAAAATTTTCCTGTTTATGTTCCTGTGggcaagaaaaaaatgtgatcGGAGTTTTAAGATACTTGCGATATGTAAGAGTTTTCTTGGTCGCTGAATTcgaatttaaagttaaaatttcaaaattcaaatccAATTCAATATCGTTATATTTATACCTGTACTGTGTTTCGTGAGATAGCGGCCTATTTTATTTCCTGACTCAGAATCCCCAAGTTAGATTTCATTAATTagattgtgattttttttggCATATAGGGTCCACCATTTTgaattaagatattttctattttgattttgtatttatttgtattgatccACAAAACCCTCAgtaccaatttttataaaaattagaccagttaattaaaaataaaacgatgTGTGCCATATAACGTCAATGCCATCGAAAGGATTAATATACAGGCAtttctagattttttaaagtttttaaataataagttttttctttatctttatacaatttttctaatCTGGAGGCCAAAAAATAAGCACactaagatatttttaacaataaattacagaataacaaatttaaagaatattaagaattaaaagaaataaaattctaccGTATTCTTTTTGTGTaagtatatgaaatatataaaacatttctattcAAATATAGCGtcatattaatgaaaatgtagCAATAACACActtattactatatttaaattattacaattcttttccaatttttctACACCAATGTACATGCCATGATTTTGGCAAATTTCCAAAAGTCAACACCTATTGGTTGGCGTAAAAAAGAGAACTTACCAACAAGCTGGATCGTGACCACATAAAAACGGAATTTGCAGCCACATGTTATTAGGATCACAGTCAGGTTGACCAATATTTACACACTCGTCAAATGTCTGAGAATAAAGATTTTGATTAGATAATAGTACATTAGCCACGTTCCAAAATTTACTACTAATACTGAAAATCTTTAGTTCACATTATATAtagtctatatatatatatatatatatatatatatatatatatatatatatatattatatatatatatatatatatatacatatacatatagctCCAGAAAAATGTACAAACCTTTGTGTCTCCATGTTTCTTCCTTATAACATGAGGTCTAAAATTATCCCCGTATCTTAAGAagtaataatatgatataaatctGTCTAAAGGTTTTCtcagtaaatttatatacaaaggCATACGCTTAGTACcaaatctgaaaaataaaagtttattataaataaaacatttatattatcttggAAAAGAGGTAAATCTTGATGTACTTACtttccaaaatttaaaaatgccaTGTGTCCATGATAAAACGCTGGTTTTATACTGTTCCAGTTTGATATGTTGTTTGCAAATTGAACCTGCATGTAATATTTCTATGttacaaaatacattataaaatatctaaattttgacaaaaagggaaagaaatatatatatatatgtccagataaattttagatatataaatttctattctcttgttctctctctctctctctctctctctctctctctctctctctctctctctctctctctctctctctctctctccccccccccttcctcctatacatatatatattagtgaTGTAACGAATATTCGCATTCGCAGAAAATATGCGAATGTTTTGCGAATATTACTTTAGTAAAAGTTGGTCTCTttagagggaaaaaaaaaaaaataaaataatgtaaaaaaattaggcaattcaataattttcttttattaaagttgGCCATTCTTAAGGATTCACATTGTAAACGACGTAAACAATGACTGCGTTCCGGCAAGACACTGCTACTGTAGCGCTACAGTCTTACGCGCGGGCCAACTGGCTGCACCGAACCAACAGGTTCGTGCAAGGCAATATTCGCATTCGCATTCGCGAATGTCGGTAACAGATATTCGCATTCGCGAATATCTAAAATCGTACATTCGttacatctatatatatatataatgtgtgtgtgtgtgtgtgaaaggGAGAGgacaaatagaaatttatatgttataaacttgTTATCTGAGCATTTTTAGACTTAGTTCCATTTTAAAACACTATCATGTATTTTAATGAGAAAGACAAAATtcaaatgtgaaaaaaagatacataatgtaaattttctttaatatttaataaggtTATTTATCTGTAAATTTCTTCATAAGTTTATCATAAGCATCAAGCTTATTCAAAATGCAttctaaattctaataaaaaattaaaatttctcattttacattatgtttaactgattcttttaattatttaatctactACACTTATTCTATAAGTCttagtaatatatttcaataaagtcaatggctgcgttccgaagttcactgccagtactgaaagtCTATAGTTTGTTATGTgcactatagattttcagtactggcaatAATTTTCGGAACGTAGTCAATATTAACTTCTTTGTTCTTGTTCAACAACTAATTTCAGtctttaataaaatcgtatgaaaagaaattgaaaaaaaaatcatacaaaattAAGCATTCATTCCTTTGCATGgagagttaaataaaaaaattcaattattacactaatttcttcttttgataaaattttataatattcttaacacttaaattttaacacttttcaatcttttatttttataatattctttgcaagaatataaattctttttttttacatagtaATTAGTGTATCCAAAATCTAtcatgaatatatttaaagactATTAGcaagaaaaaatctttatgaaAGATAACCaccaattaaaagaaaaaataaattgtgcaatTGCTTTTCTTAACAGTAAAATTGATGTTTTATCAAATGTGATTATGagattttctcaaaatttatgatatatatattttaaaatattatcaaaagattttttgttaaaaataacttaattttaaaaaaaagtacattgagtaatcgattttttaagccaaaaattaatatttttctgtgtgtgtgtagctAAGCAGTACATGAATCTTTAATGCACCTGGTTGGCGAAAGTAAGAGTGTGCATGTTATTGGTCACATTAATATGTAACACGTGATACTTGTTTTGTTTGCACAGATCGTAAACTAATCCCATGAAGCTGGTAGATGCTGTCTTCGGCACTCTATTGTATATCACTACAATATCTTCCAGATCATCCTCGTTACTTCCACGCGCCTCGGTGCGCCCGTCATCGTTTCTAGTATCAATTCGCTGTATAACAGCATCATCTgctaaaagaaaatgttattccTGCTCAATTTGGAAAACAAATAGGGATTGTTCGCTAGTGTGTTCttaattttccataaaaataaaatcgaggaaaaatatactttttttttcaaaaaatacaagaaaaaataatgatactcAGTATATAATGatagttaagaaaatatttatgtttagcTAATACGTTTTTGTgatgtaaaaaagttttttaaatgtttttaatatctatttaatttatcaaatcaTTGAagtatcttatatataaacaatattgtaaattaataaaagatgttacaaatttattaaatattttaaagttctacaaaacatttttataatgtttattaagtagtttaaaaaatattgtataaaattcttaagtttattttttgaatttaaaattaatttttatgaatattttgaatatataataccaacagttaaaagataataaaatttaaaaattacaggCTCCATagaattaattcttatttttctaatgaacaattaaaaattttagtcacAAATGCctgaatttttactttaaaatcaacaaaaaatgcatttgtaaaaaatgattttacacaaaaataaagaataaaaaattaaataactttttattcaagAGAATTATGtccaaattatatacatatactagaACATAATAGCAGAACAATCTatcaaattgttatatttttaatgttttgaaaTTCTAACATAACTTAATTTAAGGCATTCTcatacttaatattatttatataacagacaagaaatgatacaataaatgtttgctgtgtattttttaatttttctcttaaaaatataattttataatcttaaaacctgtaaaatattgaatggATATCTTAATTTGTCATGTAATTTACAAgttttagaataataaaatatattttaaagaaaaaaacaacacTAAtgtagcaaataattaattacacataatattgtcatataaattataccgTGAGGGAACCAAGCCTTAAGTGCCTAAATGTTTGTTAAACTTATTTTGAATCTAATTGTTACTTAGGAGGGTACTAGTATTcttaattttccaaaaaaacgaaaacaaATAACAGCGATAATGACAGTGAATTTTATTGatgaattatatttacttatgtGTGTGAAGATTCGTATAGGAATATTAAAACTACTGACAGTGACATTgtcttaaaagaaaaaaattggaaaaacacggcaaagagaaaaattggacaaagttttttttcccaaaatttttgagattttttttcagattaagAACACTAGTAGAAGCCTGCACAGACTCAAGGTTACGTCTAGAAACATACGGAGCGATTTGTAGCTTTCCTCCAAGTCGTTCATTCGCAGCCGCAGATAGACTATCACGATGACGAGGATCAGGATCAGAAGCCATTGCGCGAGCGGCAGGTTCCTCAGTATCATCTTACGTCGCCGCTCAAATCATACCTGTCACCCGCGTCCGCGGTCGCTCGCAAGCGTGCCGTGTCGCGCTGAAATTGAGCCGAATAGCTCAAAATGTGTGTTAACAGATGTTTGCGCAGgtatcttttcttctttccgaTCTCGTCTTTAGAAATCGCGCGTCGGTCTGTTGTACGACAGTTTAATCATCGAATAGTGACCGGATACACCCATTTGGGCTGTGCGGCACAGACTGTGTCCCCGACGTCCCCGGTCCCCGGTATAGCGTATAACTTTGTAGGTTAGAAATCACACAACATACCTGGCGCTTTGTGCCTTGGCGCTTACACCTTCGAACTTTCGAAGTAAACTTGATTACGATTGATATTCCTGCAATCTGCATGTTTCTCACGTAATTACAAAAGTCAATGACGAGAGATatcttgaaatataaaaaattatataaaaatatatagagcAGAAAAGGCGGTTATGGACTAAATATTAGAGGGTTATGGAAGAATGGAAGTCACACAAATCACATCTCATGATGTAtagtcttaagatgccatcaaccaattaTACTGAGACTATAATACCAAAAATACTATACTAAAATGTTTGTAGTGTAAAGTAATCATTAAGCGTTTGAATTGCGCGCTCTTTTAGTTAGTCTCGGAGATGGCTCCACCATCACCGAAAGTGATTGGCTAGCACTGATGATTGGTCTACGAGGAATAAAGGCCCGCGATTGGTCCGAGAGGACCGGAAGGCCGAAGACGACGAAGCGAGTGAGGAGAAAATTGAATCGTGGTACTTTGTCTGGAGGGACGGAAATCCATTGGGCCCGTAAGGAGAGAATTATGGCGCGAGTGAAGTAAGTTCTGTATGTCGGGCGGTCTCTACACGATAGAAATTTGCGAGTGTAAGCTACAACAATAAAACGATTGTAAGCAAGTGATCAACCTGCCTGATTTAGTGTTTCTTACTGACGTTATTATACCTTCTAGTAGTTCTTACCGGCATTCCATCCCATCAAACCGCTCAGCGCTCACACAAGCATTGTCTacggccggtattcatagtcaaatcttatttcaagatcgtctcaagcaatgtcttaagatgctaatacggctctgtgattggttgatggcatcttaagacagtacttaagatgatcttaaatataagatccgactatgaataccggcctacgTCTCTCCCTTTAGCGGAGAGCTCAATTTATTCCTTACAATagattcttatataaaatataagaatatgaTACTTTTATGATAGTTTTACAGTGTATAAATCGTAATtgcaaaagattttttacgttttatttttttgtgtgttacTATGTACAGTACAAGATCTATAGCGATACTTTTGAGATGCTGATAAGCAAAATCCGCCAGAGCGTAATTTTCtcgtttttagaaataaaaaagagaatatttgTTAGTAATACTAATTACATATCCCCTTATTGGTTTTATAACcacatctttttttctttacaataaaaattgttaattatatatttgttatgtattatatcTGATTGGTAGAACTCTATTGG
Above is a window of Monomorium pharaonis isolate MP-MQ-018 chromosome 10, ASM1337386v2, whole genome shotgun sequence DNA encoding:
- the LOC105835643 gene encoding N-terminal Xaa-Pro-Lys N-methyltransferase 1; its protein translation is MQGSRYVPSMYQGEFYTAAAKYWDRIPPTLDGMLGGFGFISQTDIKGSTLFLKSLFQLENPPSRTFALDCGAGIGRITKNLLLKFFKHIDLVEQNSKFLEEAKISLENCSSKIGQYYPIGLQNFCPMVNKYDLIWCQWVLGHLKDDDLIEFFRKCSLGLKANGVLVVKENITTSNNMEIDKEDSSVTRPMKSLRALFERADLICIKEQQQTKFPPGLYPVYMFALRPRNQ
- the LOC105835651 gene encoding heparin sulfate O-sulfotransferase isoform X1, which codes for MILRNLPLAQWLLILILVIVIVYLRLRMNDLEESYKSLPDDAVIQRIDTRNDDGRTEARGSNEDDLEDIVVIYNRVPKTASTSFMGLVYDLCKQNKYHVLHINVTNNMHTLTFANQVQFANNISNWNSIKPAFYHGHMAFLNFGKFGTKRMPLYINLLRKPLDRFISYYYFLRYGDNFRPHVIRKKHGDTKTFDECVNIGQPDCDPNNMWLQIPFLCGHDPACWEIGNSWALEEAKRNLQRYYFLVGVTEELNEFVEVLENVLPRFFKGAYNFFLHNNKSHLRQTTQKLNPLPETVDKIQQSVVWKMENEFYNFALEHFHAVKRRLINASPQDANQRFMYEKIRPK
- the LOC105835651 gene encoding heparin sulfate O-sulfotransferase isoform X2, with protein sequence MILRNLPLAQWLLILILVIVIVYLRLRMNDLEESYKSLHDAVIQRIDTRNDDGRTEARGSNEDDLEDIVVIYNRVPKTASTSFMGLVYDLCKQNKYHVLHINVTNNMHTLTFANQVQFANNISNWNSIKPAFYHGHMAFLNFGKFGTKRMPLYINLLRKPLDRFISYYYFLRYGDNFRPHVIRKKHGDTKTFDECVNIGQPDCDPNNMWLQIPFLCGHDPACWEIGNSWALEEAKRNLQRYYFLVGVTEELNEFVEVLENVLPRFFKGAYNFFLHNNKSHLRQTTQKLNPLPETVDKIQQSVVWKMENEFYNFALEHFHAVKRRLINASPQDANQRFMYEKIRPK
- the LOC114254757 gene encoding uncharacterized protein LOC114254757 isoform X1 yields the protein MCVNRCLRRYLFFFPISSLEIARRSVVRQFNHRIVTGYTHLGCAAQTVSPTSPVPGIAYNFVVSLGDGSTITESDWLALMIGLRGIKARDWSERTGRPKTTKRVRRKLNRGTLSGGTEIHWARKERIMARVK
- the LOC114254757 gene encoding uncharacterized protein LOC114254757 isoform X2 encodes the protein MCVNRCLRRYLFFFPISSLEIARRSVVRQFNHRIVTGYTHLGCAAQTVSPTSPVPVSLGDGSTITESDWLALMIGLRGIKARDWSERTGRPKTTKRVRRKLNRGTLSGGTEIHWARKERIMARVK